From a region of the Asterias amurensis chromosome 2, ASM3211899v1 genome:
- the LOC139950751 gene encoding NADH dehydrogenase [ubiquinone] 1 beta subcomplex subunit 11, mitochondrial-like: MAALVRGWRAGCRLLSIGVLQRSAPLVKAHIPAVPFRVYSSTSKKVNQSEYVTGKRTEVDEQRVKEILEDGLKDPSLTDPSDPSYVSHGFHDDPHIDLLTYRMVFFAGISIMMVIAPLYVHYLPESNGRIWARREAEMVIEERRKKGLPLIEAEFCDLEKLVLPSDEEEERAWATFNG, encoded by the exons ATGGCGGCGCTTGTGAGAGGATGGAGGGCTGGCTGCCGTTTGCTTAGTATCGGCGTTTTACAGCGATCTGCACCCCTTGTTAAAGCTCATATTCCGGCAGTACCATTTCGTGTGTATAGTTCAACGAGTAAGAAAGTAAACCAGTCAGAGTATGTTACAGGAAAACGAACAGAGGTTGATGAACAACGGGTGAAAGAAATTTTAGAAGACGGTTTGAAAGACCCGAGCCTCACTGATCCGAGTGACCCA AGTTATGTTTCACACGGATTCCACGATGACCCCCACATTGACCTGCTCACCTACCGGATGGTCTTCTTTGCTGGAATATCAATAATGATGGTCATAGCCCCTCTGTATGTGCATTACCTTCCTGAGAG CAATGGTCGTATATGGGCACGGAGAGAAGCAGAGATGGTTATTGAAGAGAGAAGGAAGAAGGGGTTACCACTGATCGAAGCCGAGTTCTGTGACCTGGAGAAGTTGGTTCTGCCGTCTGATGAAGAGGAGGAGAGAGCATGGGCCACTTTCAATGGTTAA